The Helianthus annuus cultivar XRQ/B chromosome 16, HanXRQr2.0-SUNRISE, whole genome shotgun sequence genome includes a window with the following:
- the LOC110919778 gene encoding uncharacterized protein LOC110919778 gives MPKYTKFLKDLLRNKEKLGELSNVPLNGGCSAVVLNKLPEKLTDPGIFTIPCVFGSNTNTRALADLGASINLMPFSLYEKLDLGELLPTRMTLSLADRSVKYPRGIVENLLVKVNKFVFPADFVILDMEADERVPIIPGRPFLRTAKALIDVYDGKITLRVGEERVTFEIDRSMNHSSGSDDYSGPCHSVYFLNSFISCVDHCLEYITGTDLVGGERVEEESKLVDEVEDEGIALIPEVLAVSDVTTQPPPLELKVLPSHLEYAFLGEGSELPVIISSRFKFGGRREVEVVGGVEGQQGGHCMEVVRHQRHKPFLLHPPDTHGG, from the coding sequence ATGCCTAAATACACGAAATTCTTAAAGGACCTTCTTAGGAACAAGGAGAAGTTAGGGGAGTTGTCGAATGTCCCGTTAAATGGAGGGTGTTCAGCAGTTGTTCTAAATAAGCTTCCGGAGAAGCTTACCGATCCCGGTATTTTTACTATTCCATGTGTATTCGGTAGTAATACCAATACTCGAGCCTTAGCCGACCTAGGTGCTAGCATCAATTTGATGCCCTTTTCTCTCTACGAGAAGCTAGACTTAGGCGAGCTTTTACCTACCCGTATGACATTATCCTTAGCCGATCGGTCCGTGAAATACCCGAGGGGTATAGTTGAGAATTTGCTTGTTAAGGTCAACAAGTTTGTTTTTCCCGCCGATTTCGTCATTCTTGATATGGAAGCGGATGAGAGAGTTCCTATCATACCTGGTCGTCCATTCTTGCGTACCGCTAAAGCACTTATAGATGTTTACGATGGTAAAATAACACTTAGGGTCGGTGAGGAGAGAGTCACCTTTGAGATAGATCGTTCCATGAACCACTCGAGTGGTTCCGATGACTATAGTGGTCCTTGTCATTCCGTATATTTCTTGAACTCGTTCATCTCATGCGTTGACCATTGTTTAGAGTATATTACTGGTACCGACTTAGTAGGAGGAGAGAGAGTAGAAGAGGAGTCGAAGTTGGTGGATGAAGTTGAAGATGAGGGGATTGCTTTGATTCCCGAAGTATTAGCCGTTAGTGATGTCACCACCCAACCCCCACCATTAGAGCTTAAGGTACTTCCATCTCATTTAGAGTATGCTTTTCTAGGGGAGGGTTCTGAGCTACCCGTTATCATCTCCTCAAGGTTCAAGTTTGGAGGAAGAAGAGAAGTTGAGGTTGTTGGAGGTGTTGAAGGCCAACAAGGAGGCCATTGCATGGAGGTTGTCCGACATCAAAGGCATAAGCCCTTCTTATTGCACCCACCGGATACTCATGGAGGATGA